A DNA window from Ctenopharyngodon idella isolate HZGC_01 chromosome 8, HZGC01, whole genome shotgun sequence contains the following coding sequences:
- the LOC127517252 gene encoding major histocompatibility complex class I-related gene protein-like isoform X2 encodes MALATYIIGQTPFPEFTVVLMLDDLQIGYYDSTTWKVVYRTNSDSKYYDEEQSDADTVFCDMYFDMKDRAFHLKDHLNHTDGVHVHQRLVGCELLNNDKPGQLHYWDAFGGQNMEEFVFDIEKRAIQIKMPWVVAWDQLKRLHKNFMYENVYHPICIKTLRRYLNIEKNNVMRKVKPRVRLMRKTLTDSQGLQISCLATGFYPRHINLTLFRDGQPVDDDQITGGEILPNGDGTYQMRKNLVISAEEVLEGHNYNCAMKHLCLDNKLGITFDAECGPGSFRLFVVITVVVLVCVAVPIVTALINLRRKTHSAGSVTKKSESHFISVPM; translated from the exons ATGGCTTTGGCAACATACATAATTGGACAGACACCATTTCCTGAGTTTACTGTTGTGCTGATGTTGGATGATCTGCAAATAGGATATTATGACTCAACCACATGGAAAGTTGTCTATCGCACTAACAGTGATTCAAAATACTATGATGAAGAGCAAAGTGATGCTGATACTGTATTTTGTGATATGTATTTTGACATGAAAGATCGAGCTTTTCATCTAAAGGATCACCTAAATCACACAGATG GTGTACATGTTCATCAGAGGCTTGTTGGATGTGAATTGTTGAACAATGATAAACCAGGTCAACTTCATTACTGGGATGCTTTCGGTGGGCAAAATATGGAGGAGTTTGTTTTCGACATAGAAAAACGTGCCATCCAGATCAAAATGCCATGGGTGGTAGCATGGGACCAACTAAAACGACTTCATAAAAACTTTATGTATGAAAATGTGTATCATCCTATTTGCATTAAAACTTTGCGAAGGTACCTGAATATAGAAAAGAACAATGTGATGAGAAAAG TAAAACCCAGAGTCAGACTCATGAGGAAGACACTCACAGACTCTCAAGGGCTTCAGATCAGCTGTCTGGCCACTGGTTTTTACCCCCGTCACATTAACCTGACTCTGTTCAGAGATGGTCAGCCTGTGGATGATGATCAGATCACAGGAGGAGAGATTCTGCCCAACGGAGACGGAACTTACCAGATGAGGAAGAATTTGGTGATCAGCGCAGAAGAAGTTCTTGAGGGACATAATTACAACTGCGCAATGAAGCACCTGTGTCTGGACAACAAACTGGGCATTACATTTG ATGCTGAATGTGGCCCAGGATCCTTCCGTCTTTTTGTGGTTATCACTGTGGTGGTGTTAGTGTGTGTGGCTGTTCCCATCGTAACTGCACTCATCAACCTGAGAAGGAAGACACATTCTGCTG gttCAGTTACCAAAAAATCAGAGAGTCATTTCATCTCTGTTCCAA TGTAA
- the LOC127517252 gene encoding major histocompatibility complex class I-related gene protein-like isoform X1 codes for MLIFVCMLSFLTVINAGVSTGSHSLMALATYIIGQTPFPEFTVVLMLDDLQIGYYDSTTWKVVYRTNSDSKYYDEEQSDADTVFCDMYFDMKDRAFHLKDHLNHTDGVHVHQRLVGCELLNNDKPGQLHYWDAFGGQNMEEFVFDIEKRAIQIKMPWVVAWDQLKRLHKNFMYENVYHPICIKTLRRYLNIEKNNVMRKVKPRVRLMRKTLTDSQGLQISCLATGFYPRHINLTLFRDGQPVDDDQITGGEILPNGDGTYQMRKNLVISAEEVLEGHNYNCAMKHLCLDNKLGITFDAECGPGSFRLFVVITVVVLVCVAVPIVTALINLRRKTHSAGSVTKKSESHFISVPM; via the exons GTGTATCCACAGGTTCTCACTCACTGATGGCTTTGGCAACATACATAATTGGACAGACACCATTTCCTGAGTTTACTGTTGTGCTGATGTTGGATGATCTGCAAATAGGATATTATGACTCAACCACATGGAAAGTTGTCTATCGCACTAACAGTGATTCAAAATACTATGATGAAGAGCAAAGTGATGCTGATACTGTATTTTGTGATATGTATTTTGACATGAAAGATCGAGCTTTTCATCTAAAGGATCACCTAAATCACACAGATG GTGTACATGTTCATCAGAGGCTTGTTGGATGTGAATTGTTGAACAATGATAAACCAGGTCAACTTCATTACTGGGATGCTTTCGGTGGGCAAAATATGGAGGAGTTTGTTTTCGACATAGAAAAACGTGCCATCCAGATCAAAATGCCATGGGTGGTAGCATGGGACCAACTAAAACGACTTCATAAAAACTTTATGTATGAAAATGTGTATCATCCTATTTGCATTAAAACTTTGCGAAGGTACCTGAATATAGAAAAGAACAATGTGATGAGAAAAG TAAAACCCAGAGTCAGACTCATGAGGAAGACACTCACAGACTCTCAAGGGCTTCAGATCAGCTGTCTGGCCACTGGTTTTTACCCCCGTCACATTAACCTGACTCTGTTCAGAGATGGTCAGCCTGTGGATGATGATCAGATCACAGGAGGAGAGATTCTGCCCAACGGAGACGGAACTTACCAGATGAGGAAGAATTTGGTGATCAGCGCAGAAGAAGTTCTTGAGGGACATAATTACAACTGCGCAATGAAGCACCTGTGTCTGGACAACAAACTGGGCATTACATTTG ATGCTGAATGTGGCCCAGGATCCTTCCGTCTTTTTGTGGTTATCACTGTGGTGGTGTTAGTGTGTGTGGCTGTTCCCATCGTAACTGCACTCATCAACCTGAGAAGGAAGACACATTCTGCTG gttCAGTTACCAAAAAATCAGAGAGTCATTTCATCTCTGTTCCAA TGTAA
- the LOC127517252 gene encoding MHC class I polypeptide-related sequence A-like isoform X3, protein MLIFVCMLSFLTVINAGVSTGSHSLMALATYIIGQTPFPEFTVVLMLDDLQIGYYDSTTWKVVYRTNSDSKYYDEEQSDADTVFCDMYFDMKDRAFHLKDHLNHTDVKPRVRLMRKTLTDSQGLQISCLATGFYPRHINLTLFRDGQPVDDDQITGGEILPNGDGTYQMRKNLVISAEEVLEGHNYNCAMKHLCLDNKLGITFDAECGPGSFRLFVVITVVVLVCVAVPIVTALINLRRKTHSAGSVTKKSESHFISVPM, encoded by the exons GTGTATCCACAGGTTCTCACTCACTGATGGCTTTGGCAACATACATAATTGGACAGACACCATTTCCTGAGTTTACTGTTGTGCTGATGTTGGATGATCTGCAAATAGGATATTATGACTCAACCACATGGAAAGTTGTCTATCGCACTAACAGTGATTCAAAATACTATGATGAAGAGCAAAGTGATGCTGATACTGTATTTTGTGATATGTATTTTGACATGAAAGATCGAGCTTTTCATCTAAAGGATCACCTAAATCACACAGATG TAAAACCCAGAGTCAGACTCATGAGGAAGACACTCACAGACTCTCAAGGGCTTCAGATCAGCTGTCTGGCCACTGGTTTTTACCCCCGTCACATTAACCTGACTCTGTTCAGAGATGGTCAGCCTGTGGATGATGATCAGATCACAGGAGGAGAGATTCTGCCCAACGGAGACGGAACTTACCAGATGAGGAAGAATTTGGTGATCAGCGCAGAAGAAGTTCTTGAGGGACATAATTACAACTGCGCAATGAAGCACCTGTGTCTGGACAACAAACTGGGCATTACATTTG ATGCTGAATGTGGCCCAGGATCCTTCCGTCTTTTTGTGGTTATCACTGTGGTGGTGTTAGTGTGTGTGGCTGTTCCCATCGTAACTGCACTCATCAACCTGAGAAGGAAGACACATTCTGCTG gttCAGTTACCAAAAAATCAGAGAGTCATTTCATCTCTGTTCCAA TGTAA
- the LOC127517252 gene encoding hereditary hemochromatosis protein homolog isoform X4, translating to MLIFVCMLSFLTVINAVKPRVRLMRKTLTDSQGLQISCLATGFYPRHINLTLFRDGQPVDDDQITGGEILPNGDGTYQMRKNLVISAEEVLEGHNYNCAMKHLCLDNKLGITFDAECGPGSFRLFVVITVVVLVCVAVPIVTALINLRRKTHSAGSVTKKSESHFISVPM from the exons TAAAACCCAGAGTCAGACTCATGAGGAAGACACTCACAGACTCTCAAGGGCTTCAGATCAGCTGTCTGGCCACTGGTTTTTACCCCCGTCACATTAACCTGACTCTGTTCAGAGATGGTCAGCCTGTGGATGATGATCAGATCACAGGAGGAGAGATTCTGCCCAACGGAGACGGAACTTACCAGATGAGGAAGAATTTGGTGATCAGCGCAGAAGAAGTTCTTGAGGGACATAATTACAACTGCGCAATGAAGCACCTGTGTCTGGACAACAAACTGGGCATTACATTTG ATGCTGAATGTGGCCCAGGATCCTTCCGTCTTTTTGTGGTTATCACTGTGGTGGTGTTAGTGTGTGTGGCTGTTCCCATCGTAACTGCACTCATCAACCTGAGAAGGAAGACACATTCTGCTG gttCAGTTACCAAAAAATCAGAGAGTCATTTCATCTCTGTTCCAA TGTAA